Below is a genomic region from Martelella lutilitoris.
TCCGCGGTCCTCGACGAGAACTGTCGATTTGCCTTTGAAACCGGGACTCGCGCCTTGAGCGTTTTCAAGGATTTGCGTGAGACTGAAGTGTAACGCCTTTCACTTCAAACGAGACTCCAGGGGGCTTTTGTTACACTCAAATTGGGATTGATCGACCGGTCGATCGACCGTAATGTCGGTGTATGATTTCACCCCTCGAAGACCCCAAAATCGGCCAGGACACTGGGGACGACGGTCCACAAGAATTCCTGCGAGATCTTTTGCGCCGTAGCGGTGGAACGGTAAATGCTGAGGTGGTCGCAGAGGCACGTGAAGAATATGGTATTCCGCGCTCGACGTTATTTCGGCTCGTTGCGCGGTTTAGAAAAACGCAGCGCACCTCAAGCCTCAAACCCAAAAAACGCGGGACGCAGGAAGGCGTGACCCGTCTGGACCCGAGAACGGAGCGGGTTATTGCCGAACAAGTGGATGACTTATGGCTCAAGAAGGAAAGGCCGAGCTTTGCTGCACTATTACGACGAATCCGGGAAGTCTGCCTTGCAGAGGGCCTGTCTGCTCCGGCCCGTAGAACAGTGCAACGGAGAGTTTCGGAACTGATCCCGATTTCCGCGGCCCGCAAGCGCGGGGAACGAGAGATCGAAGCTGCATCAACGCCAAGTCCTGGCCAGTTATCTGTTGCCAAGCCGAACGCTCTTTGGCAGATCGACCACACAATCGTCGATGTCATCGTTGTCGATGAACAGTATCGTCAGCCCATCGGACGGCCAGTGCTGACAATTGCTATTGATGTTTGCACCAGAATGGTCGCCGGTTTCCATTTGTCATTGGAAGCCCCGTCCAGAACGTCTGTTGGCCTTTGCCTCCTGCACGCGGTTTACGACAAAACGGCATGGCTGGACGAGAGGGGCATTGATATTCCCTGGCCCGTCGCCGGACTACCCACGGTTCTCCATTGCGACAATGGCGCCGAATTCAGATCGCGCGCGCTCGCCGACGCTTGCAAGGAATATGGCATCAAACTGCAGTTTAGACCGCCAGCGACACCGCGCTTCGGTGGACACATCGAGCGGCTGATCGGAACGATGATGGGAGCTGTTCATCTGCTGCCAGGGACAACGTTCAGCAATGTGAAAATCAGGGGTGATTACGATTCCGAGGACCGTGCGACCTTTACATTACGCGAACTGGAAAAGTGGATCGCACTGGAAATCGTTGGGAAATACCATCAACGTATTCACGCCTCACTGTTGCGCCC
It encodes:
- a CDS encoding Mu transposase C-terminal domain-containing protein, which encodes MISPLEDPKIGQDTGDDGPQEFLRDLLRRSGGTVNAEVVAEAREEYGIPRSTLFRLVARFRKTQRTSSLKPKKRGTQEGVTRLDPRTERVIAEQVDDLWLKKERPSFAALLRRIREVCLAEGLSAPARRTVQRRVSELIPISAARKRGEREIEAASTPSPGQLSVAKPNALWQIDHTIVDVIVVDEQYRQPIGRPVLTIAIDVCTRMVAGFHLSLEAPSRTSVGLCLLHAVYDKTAWLDERGIDIPWPVAGLPTVLHCDNGAEFRSRALADACKEYGIKLQFRPPATPRFGGHIERLIGTMMGAVHLLPGTTFSNVKIRGDYDSEDRATFTLRELEKWIALEIVGKYHQRIHASLLRPPLALWRERQGEVDFDLPPDRMAFWTSFLPGDRRRLLKDGIHLEKIRYWSDALSRDVGRGAELEIKYDPRDLSRIFVRQSDGRFVEARYRNLAYPPVSWWEWKHAKKRLRDQGRRELQEDVIFAAIAKQRQIEDIAASSSAKARRSTARRPVKQDQKESGHVTTIDMTKPTASGDDTEFWD